The Calditerrivibrio sp. region GTTGACATCGAGAGATCTTAAAAGTATTTTTGCAAAAAAGCTGGAGGTAATCATGCCAAAATACAGATCATTTACATCCACATCAGGAAGAAATATGGCAGGTGCCAGAGCACTTTGGAGAGCAACAGGTGTAAAAGAAGAAGATTTCAATAAAAAACCTATTATAGCTGTTGTAAATTCGTTTACCCAGTTTGTCCCGGGACATGTCCATCTAAGAGAAATTGGCAAGATGATGGTGGAAGAGATAGAAAAAGCGGGTGGGATAGCAAAAGAGATGAACACAATAGCCATAGATGACGGAATAGCTATGGGGCATGACGGAATGCTGTACTCATTGCCATCCAGAGATCTCATTGCTGATTCTGTGGAATATATGATAAATGCCCACTGTGCGGATGCAATGGTATGTATTTCAAACTGCGATAAAATCACCCCCGGCATGCTTATGGCTGCCATGAGACTTAACATACCTGCCATATTCGTGTCTGGTGGGCCTATGGAAGCTGGAAAAGTCTTTTTAAAAGGGAAGGAAAAAAAGATGGATCTTGTGGATGCTATGGTGGCAGCTGTCAGCAAAGATTATGATGATGAAGAAACATTACAAATAGAAAGATCAGCATGCCCCACCTGTGGGTCCTGTTCAGGCATGTTTACTGCAAACTCTATGAACTGTTTGGCAGAAGCATTAGGTATGGCATTACCCGGCAATGGAACACTTTTGGCTACTCACAAACTAAGAAAAAACCTTTTTTTAACTGCTGCAAGAAGGATAGTTGAGCTCTGCCATCAATACTACGAAGAAGATGATACCTCCATTTTACCAAGATCGATAGCAACTTTTGAAGCTTTTGAAAACGCTATGACATTGGATATTGCTATGGGGGGCTCCACAAATACCGTTTTACATATCTTAGCTATTGCCCATGAGGCCGGTGTTAATTTTACAATGAGTGACATAGATAGACTATCCCGCAAAACTCCAAATCTTTGTAAAGTAGCTCCATCCACAGACAAATATCACATAGAGGATGTCCATAGAGCAGGAGGAATTTTCGGAATTCTCGCAGAATTAAATCGGGCTAACCTCATCCATACACATGTAAAAACTGTCCACTCAGAGACATTAGGCGAAGCAATTCAAAGATGGGATGTACTAAATGGTGACCCAGAGGTAATAAAGTTTTACTCCGCTGCACCTGGTAATGTCCCAACATTGGAACCTTTTTCTCAGGATAAATACTGGAACCTTGACCTTGACAGAAAAAATGGATGTATCAGAAACATAGAAAATGCCTACAGTAAAGATGGTGGACTGGCTGTACTATTTGGCAACATAGCCCAAGAGGGATGTATAGTTAAAACAGCAGGCGTTGACGAATCGATACTAAAATTTAAAGGTAGAGCTAAGGTGTTTGAAAGTCAGGAGGATGCTGTTAACGCCATTCTCTCAGATAAAATTACCCCAGGTGAAGTGGTGGTTATCAGGTATGAAGGCCCAAGAGGTGGACCTGGTATGCAGGAGATGTTATACCCCACAAGCTACCTCAAATCAAAAGGGCTTGGAAAAGTGTGTGCCTTGATAACAGATGGTAGATTCTCTGGAGGGACTTCAGGTTTATCCATAGGACACATCTCCCCAGAAGCCGCAGAAGGTGGTAATATAGCTCTTATTGAGGATGGAGACGAAATAATTATTGATATACCAGAAAGAATAATCCACCTTAATGTTTCTGAAGAAGAACTAATCAGAAGAAAAAATAATCTCATAAGTTCCGGAGGATTTAAACCCAAGCATAGACAGAGAACGGTCTCTACAGCCTTAAAAGCCTACGCATTACTTACCACTTCAGCGTCAAAAGGTGCAATAAGAGATGTTT contains the following coding sequences:
- the ilvD gene encoding dihydroxy-acid dehydratase, producing the protein MPKYRSFTSTSGRNMAGARALWRATGVKEEDFNKKPIIAVVNSFTQFVPGHVHLREIGKMMVEEIEKAGGIAKEMNTIAIDDGIAMGHDGMLYSLPSRDLIADSVEYMINAHCADAMVCISNCDKITPGMLMAAMRLNIPAIFVSGGPMEAGKVFLKGKEKKMDLVDAMVAAVSKDYDDEETLQIERSACPTCGSCSGMFTANSMNCLAEALGMALPGNGTLLATHKLRKNLFLTAARRIVELCHQYYEEDDTSILPRSIATFEAFENAMTLDIAMGGSTNTVLHILAIAHEAGVNFTMSDIDRLSRKTPNLCKVAPSTDKYHIEDVHRAGGIFGILAELNRANLIHTHVKTVHSETLGEAIQRWDVLNGDPEVIKFYSAAPGNVPTLEPFSQDKYWNLDLDRKNGCIRNIENAYSKDGGLAVLFGNIAQEGCIVKTAGVDESILKFKGRAKVFESQEDAVNAILSDKITPGEVVVIRYEGPRGGPGMQEMLYPTSYLKSKGLGKVCALITDGRFSGGTSGLSIGHISPEAAEGGNIALIEDGDEIIIDIPERIIHLNVSEEELIRRKNNLISSGGFKPKHRQRTVSTALKAYALLTTSASKGAIRDVSKFYK